From a region of the Paenibacillus crassostreae genome:
- a CDS encoding YolD-like family protein — protein sequence MGKKLEGNGLYESSRMIIPQHKEAILRQAKEEMRRARPILDEQQWETVERAIADSLNEHVTITLQVFGAFENRELKGIVETVNIYRQEIKFNFDDEWEWIKYQNIISAEG from the coding sequence GTGGGTAAGAAGCTTGAAGGAAACGGATTATACGAATCATCGCGAATGATCATCCCTCAACACAAAGAGGCTATTCTGAGACAAGCGAAAGAGGAGATGCGGAGAGCGAGGCCAATCCTTGATGAACAGCAATGGGAGACGGTAGAACGTGCGATTGCTGATTCTTTAAATGAGCACGTAACAATTACACTCCAGGTGTTCGGTGCATTTGAGAATAGGGAACTAAAGGGGATTGTCGAAACAGTTAATATATATCGCCAAGAGATTAAGTTCAACTTTGATGATGAGTGGGAGTGGATCAAGTATCAAAACATCATATCAGCTGAAGGATAA